A genomic region of Plasmodium falciparum 3D7 genome assembly, chromosome: 11 contains the following coding sequences:
- a CDS encoding signal recognition particle subunit SRP72, putative — MEEERADTFNDLTEDDIKSYMENKEFDNVIKLTKNIYDNDMNNNNVFLKARYSCLIEQNQYDKIIYEIMHCLIKLDKKKKQKKGNSNFKKIFQENYKEIQNKNVLFELFYSMYKLRKFKKLYGCLKYFIENENKYQDFIDMLYAQVNIILHKYNNSIHYFEVLLNNKSRQSTAHVNLNSSYFSQFMKFMYVYNFLRRSKKEKTNKNNNDKLNNVDDYQNDDENVVESFYVDGERLDTNDMEELKNQIIRSTKNFNYEQNQNFEEIFNYTTFFIMEKNYSEAMKFIEVLEDMCLNIESDNDNNESKDINSNEDEEITDDIKDTNSNNNDNINHNNNINHNNNNNNNNNNNNYYDLNINFCRKEIFIQLQKAYIFSKMKKIKESIRIYERILNQYDNVKNNKIVILIAYNNYIALMHNDNQLKLDMKQNKNIQDDYALTFHISVEKLSEIKNFLFTNNTTDKQVQMNNNNNSNNNNNNNNNSNNNNNSNNNNNNNNNYLTNITTHSNNIFNNMNEFMFSTICFNECIAHLTNEQKDEFKMKLKFFSTRFSNSILLDKLIILELKNRNYMKCKSYIYNRINLMNSFENQIKFVNAYIYLCYEKKNFKEIVKIYLMYEYLFQNNIKHYSSFFTNLFYIYICCTDYNTKEEHVDQNIVHVEKTKKQTDQIYDNNNNNNNIHNFTNNVSLVLDLFHKYKEIIQENTDIINYQTLYLVCKYLLYHNKEQLVQELFDYLCVHEKNNLEFIACFTYLYTYINVSNAYTYENKLKKLVLTETYLIDVEELENTNIPFDKININNNISHMNDIQVEKKKNKKKRKRSCKKKKLTDTNTANLNPDRWLPKHEKPEFKKLKKKKKKNETLKQKVVVEVEETKTTLKQNKLQNLKKRRKK; from the coding sequence atggaaGAAGAAAGAGCAGATACCTTTAATGATTTAACCgaagatgatataaaatcttatatggaaaataaagaatttgataatgttataaaattaacaaaaaatatttatgataatgatatgaataataataatgtttttttGAAAGCTCGATATTCTTGCTTAATAGAGCAAAATCAGTatgacaaaataatatatgaaataatgcATTGTTTGATTAAATtagataagaaaaaaaagcaaaaaaaaggaaatagtAATTTTAAGAAGATATTTCAAGAGaattataaagaaattcAGAATAAGAAtgtattatttgaattattttattctatgtataaattaaggaaatttaaaaaattatatggttgtttaaaatattttatagaaaatgaaaacaaGTATCAAGATTTTATAGATATGTTATATGCACaagtaaatattatattacataagtataataatagtatacattattttgaagttttattaaataataaatcaagACAATCAACTGCTCATGTGAATTTAAATAGTAGTTATTTTTCTCAATTTATgaaatttatgtatgtatataattttttgagGAGAtctaaaaaggaaaaaacaaataagaataataatgataaactAAATAATGTAGATGATTatcaaaatgatgatgaaaatgttgTTGAAAGTTTTTACGTCGATGGAGAACGTTTAGATACCAATGATAtggaagaattaaaaaatcaaataataagatcaacaaaaaattttaattatgagCAGAATCAAAATTTTGAAGAgatttttaattatactactttttttattatggaaaaaaattattctgAAGCTATGAAATTTATAGAAGTTTTAGAGGACATGTGTTTAAATATAGAATCagataatgataacaatgaaagtaaagatataaatagtaatgaagatgaagaaaTTACTGACGACATAAAGGATACAAACagcaataataatgataatataaatcataataataatataaatcataataataataataataataataataataataataattattacgaTTTGAACATAAATTTTTGTAGGAAAGAAATTTTTATACAATTACAAAAAGCTTATATCTTttcaaaaatgaaaaaaataaaagaatctATTAGAATATATGAACGAATATTAAATCAATATGacaatgtaaaaaataataaaattgttattttaattgcttataataattatattgctTTAATGCATAATGATAATCAACTGAAGTTAGATatgaaacaaaataaaaatatccaAGATGATTATGCTTTAACATTTCATATAAGTGTAGAAAAATTAtctgaaataaaaaatttcctCTTTACAAATAATACAACGGATAAACAAGTtcaaatgaataataataataatagtaataataataataataataataataatagtaataataataataatagtaataataataataataataataataattatcttaCAAATATAACTACACATTCtaataacatatttaataatatgaatgaattCATGTTTAGTACCATATGTTTTAATGAATGCATCGCACATTTAACAAATGAACAGAAAGACGAATTTAAAATGAAAttgaaatttttttcaaCACGTTTTAGCAACTCTATTTTATTAGATAAACTTATTATtttagaattaaaaaatagaaattatatgaaatgtaaatcttatatatataatagaattAATTTAATGAATTCATTTGAAAATCAAATTAAATTTGTTAATGCATATATTTACCTTTgttatgaaaaaaagaactttaaagaaattgtaaaaatatatttaatgtatgAATATCtatttcaaaataatataaaacattatagTTCCTTCTTTACTAAcctgttttatatatatatatgttgtacAGATTATAATACAAAAGAGGAACATGTTGATCAAAATATCGTTCATGtagaaaaaacaaagaaaCAAACAGatcaaatatatgataataataataataataataatatacataattttacaaataaTGTATCTTTAGTATTAGatttatttcataaatataaagaaatcaTACAAGAAAATAcagatattataaattatcaaACCTTATATTTAGTATGTAAATATctattatatcataataaagaGCAACTAGTTCAAGAACTTTTTGATTATTTATGTgtacatgaaaaaaataatttagaaTTTATAGCATgctttacatatttatatacatatatcaaTGTATCTAATGCATATACATacgaaaataaattaaagaaGCTTGTATTAACAGAAACTTATCTTATTGATGTTGAAGAATTggaaaatacaaatataccattcgataaaataaatataaataataatatatctcaTATGAACGATATCCAagtagaaaagaaaaaaaataaaaaaaaacgtaAGAGAAGttgtaagaaaaaaaaattaacagaCACAAACACTGCAAACCTTAATCCTGATCGATGGTTACCTAAACATGAAAAAccagaatttaaaaaattaaaaaaaaaaaaaaaaaaaaatgaaacccTTAAACAAAAGGTAGTAGTAGAAGTTGAAGAAACCAAAACAACACtcaaacaaaataaattacaaaatttgaaaaagagaagaaaaaagtaa
- a CDS encoding tudor staphylococcal nuclease has protein sequence MERLNGIVKQVISADTYVLIGAKKGGVSQERQINLACLQCPRLFMKSQNTEKVEEPLAWESREFIRKMIIGKNVSFCLEYTYNNRQFCSVFYEEQNLGILLLEKGYATLVSNKNVKSSVYADLEPYYVQAKERKVGIFGNNIKSYVRNIVYCYNDKNENKKVYDLFVNRRLKCVVEHIRDGANFRVYAEKEAANEKREVLVSTNNNNNNNNNNNSGEKNKKNKKNKNNNNNNNIDNTELNGMIEEDTGNSKKKMKNKNKKKTNEDENAESNLNPNEKYLTMYYFSFSLCGIIVDMFKKEMVDNEETVKEELYAMETKRFVESRLLNRDIEIEIKHIDNNFNLYANIYYKLGNICTLLLKSGYAYINEYTIKFVPNPIEYKKALDEAIQLRKKKWTNYTEKEIDYEKEYFSRVIEVLYGDVIIIDYKNEERRLYLASIKCEKHNNTDIKLNTLCLMAKDCLKSQIAGEQIKIVTEYVKTPQSNSDGYIPQCSDDKGRMHFVSIYKIQKKKNKNDKNKNHINDDVYDGLTNKWNEKKNTKGNTKRTLAHNNNNNNNNSNNSTSKLNNISKKKNVKKNSKKLNTPLGNNEKGLDYDDTDDDDDEEEEYINLNEELVAKGLAKVLNHRQDDDKASNYFRLQELEKEAEEKKLGRFNPHLEIIKINNISGNENALRARSFENTLNKYNNLNAYVDFIYGANKYKLYIPSQNLLINFILLGITVEKINLKDLNNMELKIKNKNNMNGMENNEKNNILNGDADFEKNNSKKEKLEYKEIAVQAYKYTRKMLMQRMVQISIITCDKGGNFIGLLKYQNKDFSMHLLSLGYGVLNEVGLNNTSERNNFVKAAEEAKIQKKNIWSLEKSEYTDNLLKTENDLTAYDNIYYCSYVEDINNISLQLKNRKEELLTLQRELNKKSNLDSSNLNEINKNTLVLAKYNDNCYYRAIVLQVNKNKKKVLVKYIDFGNEYELDFVDIKKLNEQFNLKNYPPFSFKVSLAGLKIPTENKTDLIIYIKKFLLDKFLYVKFEKKEANLFHVVFYDYEQFNTNKNIKSVNEEIVYNGICYVDNNSDTKIFEKLKKEEILAKKNKHVIWSYGDIDYDDEN, from the exons atggaaAGATTGAATGGTATTGTGAAACAAGTAATATCCGCAGATACCTATGTTTTAATAGGTGCCAAAAAag gCGGAGTATCACAGGAAAGGCAAATAAATTTGGCCTGCTTACAATGCCCCAGATTGTTTATGAAAAGCCAAAATACAGAAAAGGTTGAAGAACCATTAGCATGGGAAAGTAGAGAATTTATTAGAAAAATGATTATAGGGAAGAATGTTAGTTTTTGTCTTGAATATACTTATAATAATCGACAATTTTGTAGTGTATTTTATGAAGAACAGAACCTtggtattttattattgGAGAAAGGTTATGCTACATTGgtatcaaataaaaatgttaagaGTAGTGTGTATGCTGATTTAGAACCTTATTATGTACAGGCCAAAGAAAGGAAAGTTGGTATTTttggtaataatattaaatcgTATGTTCGAAACATTgtatattgttataatgataagaatgaaaataagaaggtatatgatttatttgtTAATAGAAGATTGAAGTGTGTTGTTGAGCATATAAGAGATGGAGCCAACTTTCGTGTGTATGCAGAAAAGGAAGCagcaaatgaaaaaagagaAGTTCTAGTAAGTaccaataataataataataataataataataataatagtggtgagaagaataaaaagaataaaaaaaacaaaaataacaataataataataatattgataacaCAGAATTAAATGGAATGATTGAAGAAGATACAGGCAAttctaaaaagaaaatgaaaaataaaaataagaaaaaaacaaacgaAGATGAAAACGCGGAATCTAATTTAAAtccaaatgaaaaatatttaaccatgtattatttttctttttccttatgTGGTATTATTGTAGatatgtttaaaaaagaaatggtAGATAATGAAGAGACGGTAAAGGAGGAATTATATGCCATGGAAACCAAAAGATTTGTGGAATCACGTTTATTAAATAGGGATATAGAGATagaaataaaacatattgataataattttaatttatatgcgaatatttattataagttaggtaatatatgtactttattattaaaaagtggatatgcatatattaatgaatataCCATAAAATTTGTACCAAATCCTATCgaatataaaaaagcatTAGATGAAGCTATACaattaaggaaaaaaaaatggactAATTATAcagaaaaagaaattgattatgaaaaagaatatttttcaaGAGTTATAGAGGTTTTATATGGagatgttattattatagattataaaaatgaagaaaggAGATTATATTTAGCATCCATAAAATGTGAGAAACATAATAATACagatattaaattaaatacattATGCTTAATGGCTAAAGATTGTTTAAAATCACAAATAGCAGGGGAACAAATTAAAATCGTAACTGAATATGTTAAAACACCTCAAAGTAATAGTGATGGATATATTCCACAATGTTCAGATGATAAAGGAAGAATGCATTTTGTtagtatttataaaatacaaaaaaaaaaaaacaaaaatgacaaaaataagaatcatataaatgatgaCGTATATGATGGATTAACAAACAAAtggaatgaaaaaaaaaacacaaaagGTAATACTAAAAGGACATTAgcccataataataataataataataataatagtaataatagcaCATCAAAATTAAACAACATctcaaagaaaaaaaatgtaaagaaaaattccaaaaaattaaatacaccATTAGGTAATAATGAAAAGGGTTTAGATTATGATGATacagatgatgatgatgatgaagaagaagaatatattaatttaaacgAAGAATTAGTAGCAAAGGGATTAGCGAAAGTATTAAATCACCGACAAGATGATGATAAAGCTAGCAATTATTTCAGATTACAAGAATTAGAAAAAGAAGcggaagaaaagaaattagGTAGATTTAATCCTCATttagaaattattaaaattaataatattagcgGAAATGAAAATGCATTAAGAGCGAGATCATTTGAAAAtactttaaataaatataataacttAAACGCTTATgttgattttatatatggtgctaacaaatataaattatatatcccATCACAAAatcttttaattaattttatattattaggaATCACTGTagagaaaataaatttaaaagattTAAACAATAtggaattaaaaataaagaataaaaataatatgaatggaatggaaaataatgaaaagaataatatattgaatGGGGATGCagattttgaaaaaaataatagtaaaaaagaaaaattagaatataaagaaatagcCGTTCaagcatataaatatacaagaaAAATGTTAATGCAAAGGATGGTACAAATATCTATTATTACATGTGATAAAGGTGGAAATTTTATaggtttattaaaatatcagAATAAAGATTTTTCAATGCATTTACTTTCTTTAGGATATGGTGTATTAAATGAAGTGGGTTTAAATAATACAAGtgaaagaaataattttgtaaaaGCAGCTGAGGAAGCTAAAattcaaaagaaaaatatatggtCATTAGAAAAATCTGAGTATAcagataatttattaaaaacagAAAATGATTTAACAgcttatgataatatatattattgttcatatgTAGAAgacattaataatatatctcttcaattaaaaaatagaaaagaagaattattaacattacaaagagaattaaataaaaaatcgaATTTAGATTCATCCaatttaaatgaaataaataaaaatacattagTACTAGCCAAATATAATGACAATTGTTATTATAGAGCAATAGTATTAcaagtaaataaaaataaaaaaaaagtactaGTAAAATATATCGATTTTGGAAATGAATATGAATTAGATTTTGtcgatattaaaaaattgaatgaacaatttaatttaaaaaattatccaCCATTCTCATTTAAAGTTTCTTTAGCAGGTTTAAAAATACCTACAGAAAATAAAACagatttaattatatatataaagaaatttttACTTGATAAATTCTTATATGttaaatttgaaaaaaaagaagctAATTTATTTCATGTCGTATTTTATGATTATGAACAATTTAAtactaataaaaatattaaaagtgTGAATGAGGAAATTGTATATAATGGGATATGTtatgttgataataatagtgatacaaaaatatttgaaaaattaaaaaaggaagaaatattggccaaaaaaaataaacacgTTATATGGTCTTATGGAGATATCGactatgatgatgaaaattgA